A DNA window from Linepithema humile isolate Giens D197 chromosome 6, Lhum_UNIL_v1.0, whole genome shotgun sequence contains the following coding sequences:
- the LOC105678353 gene encoding aminopeptidase N-like isoform X2, giving the protein MLNQTGVEVMKALQLFPHINESTINCLYKIAIKHDEEYAVLSNMPIRARNKADNRMMWTDFHEQLLMSAQHLSIVITTFTNVSSHLAKVTIWCRQNVQQQIYYARDVIDKVVPYVQRKYLRTVPKLDIIALRHSHDSHTTLGLVLLREADIIYNETLHPVTRKREIAHIIARQLALLWCEDALLWSKEGFVTFFGAHILDQVYQDDHMMDLMVVQAQQDSLRYDTPSTIYSPTLKNTNISQVISLGSAQNQMKSFIIWRMLHLIIPSAFWRGLRTHIYKHRMYLNTTPGDLWNTMQTIHNESDPKHMLSSHLKKIITNWITKKYYFVLNVKQTHFPAQHFLGWEISYIQSPNLSLKNKTKIWIHVTYMLQSSFNFNKTVHSSWITPNISNIQFADSNYNATDWILVNIQQTGYYRVKYNHEHWKKLLRYLNSENYSKIHILNRAQIIDDAFYFFLQKELSYNFFWNLTRFVTQDANFVTWYPMIKIFEFFACMYPLEYGYGFIITKMMKNRINQLFTKIGYTEKPTDHILTIYLRQEAVKWACILNVSKCQEVAASKFNKELQNSVENNNLIGKKWIYCYGLRTANYTIWYKIWQKWEATSDESYLEYLTCSNYHIICTLLKITVSEKIQPNDSKRAIRRANAFLFTVAKHSKTEEVNSCLFEIFEQISFSSNRPNDIIATLIVIITHSERYMARVNIFAEKHYKIPMIQAIESKIRKRRSEVGRLVNNYGYYFSNTKKT; this is encoded by the exons at gTTGAACCAAACAGGTGTTGAAGTAATGAAGGCTTTACAACTATTTCCGCACATAAACGAGTCAACCATCAATTGCTTGTATAAAATTGCCATCAAACATGATGAAGAATATGCAGTTTTATCGAATATGCCTATACGAGCACGAAATAAAGCTGACAATCGCATGATGTGGACTGATTTTCACGAACAATTATTAATGTCTGCTCAACACTTATCGATTGTGATAACTACATTTACTAATGTTTCTAGTCACCTTGCAAAGGTTACCATATGGTGCAGACAAAATGTTcagcaacaaatttattatgcacgAGATGTTATTGACAAGGTTGTACCTTATGTTCAACGAAAATACTTGCGGACAGTACCAAAATTGGATATTATTGCATTGCGGCATTCTCACGATAGTCATACGACATTGGGACTCGTTTTGCTGAG agaagcagatattatttacaatgaaACCTTGCATCCCGTTACACGCAAAAGAGAAATTGCGCACATAATAGCGCGTCAATTGGCGTTACTTTGGTGTGAAGATGCATTACTTTGGTCAAAAgaaggttttgttacatttttcggaGCGCATATCTTGGATCAG GTGTACCAAGATGATCACATGATGGATTTAATGGTCGTTCAAGCACAGCAAGATTCTTTACGTTACGACACTCCTTCTACTATATACTCTCCAACATTGAAAAACACAAACATTTCTCAAGTCATTTCACTAGGGTCTGCACAAAATCAAATGAAAT CATTCATAATATGGCGCATGTTACACCTTATCATTCCTAGTGCGTTTTGGCGTGGTCTCcgcacacatatatataagca cCGTATGTATTTAAACACGACGCCAGGTGATTTATGGAACACTATGCAAACTATTCACAATGAAAGTGACCCGAAACATATGCTTAgttctcatttaaaaaaaataataaccaaTTGGAtaaccaaaaaatattattttgttctaaaTGTGAAACAAACTCATTTTCCTGCACAGCACTTCTTAGGTTGGGAGATAAGCTACATTCAATCTCCAAATCTATCACTTAAGAATAAGACAAAAATTTGGATACATGTAACATATATGTTGCAAtcgtcttttaattttaacaagacTGTTCATTCGTCTTGGATAACTCcgaatatatcaaatatacaaTTTGCAGACAGTAACTATAATGCAACCGATTGGATTTTAGTCAACATACAACAAACTG GGTATTATCGCGTCAAGTATAATCACGAACACTGGAAGAAACTTCTGCGCTATTTAAACtctgaaaattattcgaaaatacATATTCTTAATCGTGCTCAAATCATCGATGACGcgttttacttctttttacaaaaagaacTCAGTTACAACTTCTTTTGGAATCTTACGAGGTTCGTAACACAAGACGCGAATTTTGTCACATGGTATCCTATGATCAAAATCTTTGAATTCTTTGCTTGCATGTATCCGCTTGAATATGGTTATGGTTTTATAATAACG aaaatgatgaaaaacagaataaatcaactttttacaaaaataggaTACACTGAAAAACCGACAGATCACATTCTTACTATATATTTGAGACAAGAAGCTGTAAAATGGGCATGTATACTAAATGTTTCTAAGTGCCAAGAAGTAGCTGCTTCGAAATTCAACAAAGAACTTCAAAATTCTGTAGAAAACAA TAATTTGATAGGGAAGAAATGGATATACTGTTATGGTTTAAGAACAGCAAACTACACTATTTGGTACAAGATATGGCAGAAATGGGAGGCAACGTCTGATGAAAGTTATTTAGAATACCTAACATGCtcaaattatcatattatttgcACTCTTTTGAAAATAACAGTATCAGAAAAAATTCAGCCTAATGATAGCAAACGGGCCATTAGGCGTGCCAATGCATTTCTTTTTACTGTTGCCAAACATTCAAAAACAGAAGAAGTGAATTCTtgtctttttgaaatttttgaacaaattaGTTTCAGTTCAAATAG GCCAAATGACATAATTGCaacattaattgtaattattacgcaCTCCGAACGTTACATGGCAAGg gTAAATATATTCGCAGAAAAGCACTATAAAATACCAATGATTCAAGCcattgaaagtaaaataagaaaacgAAGATCGGAAGTCGGAAGACTAGTCAACAACTACGGGTACTATTTTAGTAACACCAAAAAGACATAA
- the LOC105678353 gene encoding aminopeptidase N-like isoform X1 — MAFQKFLLNSGLVLIATITISLPTANCIENDNPVTDKNLPEIVPLHYNVEIRFLFKDNILLGQCNIVMRINRVLHLISLNSVPVHMNRAILIDSKNIPIESSAIINKSENTLTINLHQDVPPETYILKITYARIIHENRKVSLPIYQDKLGDQMLNQTGVEVMKALQLFPHINESTINCLYKIAIKHDEEYAVLSNMPIRARNKADNRMMWTDFHEQLLMSAQHLSIVITTFTNVSSHLAKVTIWCRQNVQQQIYYARDVIDKVVPYVQRKYLRTVPKLDIIALRHSHDSHTTLGLVLLREADIIYNETLHPVTRKREIAHIIARQLALLWCEDALLWSKEGFVTFFGAHILDQVYQDDHMMDLMVVQAQQDSLRYDTPSTIYSPTLKNTNISQVISLGSAQNQMKSFIIWRMLHLIIPSAFWRGLRTHIYKHRMYLNTTPGDLWNTMQTIHNESDPKHMLSSHLKKIITNWITKKYYFVLNVKQTHFPAQHFLGWEISYIQSPNLSLKNKTKIWIHVTYMLQSSFNFNKTVHSSWITPNISNIQFADSNYNATDWILVNIQQTGYYRVKYNHEHWKKLLRYLNSENYSKIHILNRAQIIDDAFYFFLQKELSYNFFWNLTRFVTQDANFVTWYPMIKIFEFFACMYPLEYGYGFIITKMMKNRINQLFTKIGYTEKPTDHILTIYLRQEAVKWACILNVSKCQEVAASKFNKELQNSVENNNLIGKKWIYCYGLRTANYTIWYKIWQKWEATSDESYLEYLTCSNYHIICTLLKITVSEKIQPNDSKRAIRRANAFLFTVAKHSKTEEVNSCLFEIFEQISFSSNRPNDIIATLIVIITHSERYMARVNIFAEKHYKIPMIQAIESKIRKRRSEVGRLVNNYGYYFSNTKKT, encoded by the exons atggcattccaaaaatttttattaaatagcgGACTAGTGTTAATCGCAACAATAACCATTTCTCTTCCAACTGCTAACTGTATCGAAAATGACAATCCAGTTACTGACAAGAACTTGCCAGAAATAGTACCGTTGCATTATAATGTCGAAATACGATTTTTATTCAAGGACAATATTTTACTCggacaatgtaatattgttatgCGTATTAACCGTGTATTGCACTTAATATCACTGAATTCCGTACCTGTTCATATGAATAGAGCAATCTTGAttgatagtaaaaatattccgATTGAATCttctgcaataattaataagtctGAGAATACTCTTACTATTAATTTGCATCAGGATGTACCTCCTGAAACATACattctaaaaattacatatgcgCGTATTATACATGAAAACAGAAAAGTTTCTTTACCAATATATCAAGACAAATTAGGTGATCAAAt gTTGAACCAAACAGGTGTTGAAGTAATGAAGGCTTTACAACTATTTCCGCACATAAACGAGTCAACCATCAATTGCTTGTATAAAATTGCCATCAAACATGATGAAGAATATGCAGTTTTATCGAATATGCCTATACGAGCACGAAATAAAGCTGACAATCGCATGATGTGGACTGATTTTCACGAACAATTATTAATGTCTGCTCAACACTTATCGATTGTGATAACTACATTTACTAATGTTTCTAGTCACCTTGCAAAGGTTACCATATGGTGCAGACAAAATGTTcagcaacaaatttattatgcacgAGATGTTATTGACAAGGTTGTACCTTATGTTCAACGAAAATACTTGCGGACAGTACCAAAATTGGATATTATTGCATTGCGGCATTCTCACGATAGTCATACGACATTGGGACTCGTTTTGCTGAG agaagcagatattatttacaatgaaACCTTGCATCCCGTTACACGCAAAAGAGAAATTGCGCACATAATAGCGCGTCAATTGGCGTTACTTTGGTGTGAAGATGCATTACTTTGGTCAAAAgaaggttttgttacatttttcggaGCGCATATCTTGGATCAG GTGTACCAAGATGATCACATGATGGATTTAATGGTCGTTCAAGCACAGCAAGATTCTTTACGTTACGACACTCCTTCTACTATATACTCTCCAACATTGAAAAACACAAACATTTCTCAAGTCATTTCACTAGGGTCTGCACAAAATCAAATGAAAT CATTCATAATATGGCGCATGTTACACCTTATCATTCCTAGTGCGTTTTGGCGTGGTCTCcgcacacatatatataagca cCGTATGTATTTAAACACGACGCCAGGTGATTTATGGAACACTATGCAAACTATTCACAATGAAAGTGACCCGAAACATATGCTTAgttctcatttaaaaaaaataataaccaaTTGGAtaaccaaaaaatattattttgttctaaaTGTGAAACAAACTCATTTTCCTGCACAGCACTTCTTAGGTTGGGAGATAAGCTACATTCAATCTCCAAATCTATCACTTAAGAATAAGACAAAAATTTGGATACATGTAACATATATGTTGCAAtcgtcttttaattttaacaagacTGTTCATTCGTCTTGGATAACTCcgaatatatcaaatatacaaTTTGCAGACAGTAACTATAATGCAACCGATTGGATTTTAGTCAACATACAACAAACTG GGTATTATCGCGTCAAGTATAATCACGAACACTGGAAGAAACTTCTGCGCTATTTAAACtctgaaaattattcgaaaatacATATTCTTAATCGTGCTCAAATCATCGATGACGcgttttacttctttttacaaaaagaacTCAGTTACAACTTCTTTTGGAATCTTACGAGGTTCGTAACACAAGACGCGAATTTTGTCACATGGTATCCTATGATCAAAATCTTTGAATTCTTTGCTTGCATGTATCCGCTTGAATATGGTTATGGTTTTATAATAACG aaaatgatgaaaaacagaataaatcaactttttacaaaaataggaTACACTGAAAAACCGACAGATCACATTCTTACTATATATTTGAGACAAGAAGCTGTAAAATGGGCATGTATACTAAATGTTTCTAAGTGCCAAGAAGTAGCTGCTTCGAAATTCAACAAAGAACTTCAAAATTCTGTAGAAAACAA TAATTTGATAGGGAAGAAATGGATATACTGTTATGGTTTAAGAACAGCAAACTACACTATTTGGTACAAGATATGGCAGAAATGGGAGGCAACGTCTGATGAAAGTTATTTAGAATACCTAACATGCtcaaattatcatattatttgcACTCTTTTGAAAATAACAGTATCAGAAAAAATTCAGCCTAATGATAGCAAACGGGCCATTAGGCGTGCCAATGCATTTCTTTTTACTGTTGCCAAACATTCAAAAACAGAAGAAGTGAATTCTtgtctttttgaaatttttgaacaaattaGTTTCAGTTCAAATAG GCCAAATGACATAATTGCaacattaattgtaattattacgcaCTCCGAACGTTACATGGCAAGg gTAAATATATTCGCAGAAAAGCACTATAAAATACCAATGATTCAAGCcattgaaagtaaaataagaaaacgAAGATCGGAAGTCGGAAGACTAGTCAACAACTACGGGTACTATTTTAGTAACACCAAAAAGACATAA